A single region of the Epinephelus moara isolate mb chromosome 16, YSFRI_EMoa_1.0, whole genome shotgun sequence genome encodes:
- the LOC126403331 gene encoding protein-glutamine gamma-glutamyltransferase 2-like has protein sequence MSQVLDIEHCDLNIKSNSSSHHTHLYEEERLIVRRGQPFNITLHLKPGSKKFTPGETSFALIVETGPLPRKESDTKVTFGLGDSTLDGDWSASATNDPSGYTVSVSISSSSSAPIGVYSLTLEQEGQTTSLGQFTLLFNAWCSRDAVYMRSETKKQEYVLAQHGQVYRGTYKRIKGKPWNFGQFERGILDICLKLLDENPKFVSDADKDCSARRDPVYVTRVLSAMINSNDDDGVLVGNWGEITDGVHPGTWIGSADILYQWAESGPVRYGQCWVFAALACTVSRALGIPCRVVTNFGSAHDTNANLIIENLYDEDGVRIPGGDSIWNFHVWVDSWMARPDLGSEFDGWQASDPTPQETSDGVFCCGPCPVKAIREGELTKEYDAPFIFAEVNADVVELVQLTNGEFVRFSGSTKSVGQNISTKTVGSDERHDITHQYKYPEGSEEERRVYEKAKHHNKLQQRGEEPGLHIKIKLADNMIVGADFEVHAILTNNCFDTRTCTFLFLAKAVTYNGKEGDCCGITSDKVEVPSGGETRLSLRLEYDRYGPAITSDRLIQLSAITIDKQITNYHKAEKTIVLDEPDLEIKLVGEVTVNQPVTAEMTMLNPLPEPLKDCSFTIEGIGLTDGKPVTVKIGTVGPKQEAKGTIEFSPNFAGPTVLLVNFDSDKLKEIKSFINVVVKE, from the exons ATGAGTCAAG TTTTGGACATTGAACACTGTGATCTTAACATTaagagcaacagcagcagccatcATACACATCTATATGAAGAGGAGCGCTTGATTGTAAGGAGGGGACAGCCCTTCAATATCACTTTACATCTGAAACCTGGCAGCAAAAAGTTCACACCAGGCGAAACAAGCTTTGCACTCATCGTTGAAACTG gTCCGTTACCCAGAAAAGAGTCAGACACTAAGGTTACTTTTGGTCTGGGTGACTCCACTTTGGATGGTGACTGGAGTGCATCTGCCACAAATGATCCCTCTGGATACACAGTGTCTGTATCTATCAGTTCCTCATCCAGTGCCCCCATAGGGGTCTACTCTCTGACTCTGGAGCAGGAGGGGCAGACGACCAGTTTAGGACAGTTCACCCTGCTTTTTAATGCTTGGTGCTCCC GAGATGCTGTTTACATGCGCAGTGAGACGAAGAAGCAGGAGTATGTTTTAGCACAACATGGGCAGGTCTACAGAGGAACATATAAACGCATCAAAGGGAAGCCCTGGAACTTTGGACAG ttTGAACGAGGAATCTTGGATATCTGTCTAAAGCTCCTGGATGAAAACCCCAAATTTGTCTCTGATGCCGACAAGGACTGCTCAGCCAGGAGAGACCCCGTCTATGTGACCAGGGTGCTGAGTGCTATG ATCAacagtaatgatgatgatggggtGCTGGTGGGAAATTGGGGAGAGATTACAGATGGGGTTCATCCAGGAACATGGATTGGCAGTGCGGACATTCTGTACCAGTGGGCGGAGAGTGGGCCTGTCCGCTATGGCCAATGTTGGGTCTTTGCTGCTCTCGCATGCACAG TGTCCCGTGCCCTGGGCATTCCATGTCGAGTGGTTACTAACTTTGGATCGGCTCACGATACTAATGCCAACCTGATCATAGAAAACCTGTATGATGAAGACGGTGTGAGAATTCCTGGAGGTGATTCGATATG GAACTTCCACGTTTGGGTGGACAGCTGGATGGCTCGCCCTGATCTTGGGTCAGAGTTTGATGGTTGGCAAGCCAGCGACCCAACCCCACAGGAAACAAGTGATG GTGTTTTCTGTTGTGGACCGTGCCCTGTGAAGGCCATCAGGGAAGGAGAGCTGACCAAGGAGTATGATGCTCCCTTTATTTTCGCTGAG GTCAATGCAGATGTTGTGGAATTGGTGCAGTTGACAAATGGAGAATTTGTCAGGTTCAGTGGATCAACTAAATCTGTTGGacaaaacatcagcaccaaAACTGTGGGCTCAGATGAAAGACACGACATCACACACCAGTACAAGTATCCAGAAG gctcagaggaggagaggcggGTGTATGAGAAGGCTAAACACCACAATAAGCTACAGCAGCGAGGGGAAGAGCCAGGGCTTCATATCAAG ATCAAACTGGCTGATAACATGATCGTGGGCGCGGACTTTGAGGTGCACGCTATCCTCACCAACAACTGCTTCGATACGAGGACCTGCACCTTCCTGTTCTTGGCCAAAGCTGTCACCTACAATGGAAAAGAGGGAGACTGCTGCGGAATCACTTCAGACAAAGTGGAGGTGCCCTCTGGTGGAG aAACGCGCCTGTCTCTCAGACTTGAGTACGACCGTTATGGACCAGCGATCACCTCCGACAGGTTGATCCAGCTGTCGGCCATCACAATCGACAAGCAGATTACAAACTACCATAAGGCTGAGAAGACCATTGTGCTGGACGAGCCAGACTTAGAGATCAAG CTAGTGggagaggtcacagtgaaccAGCCTGTGACGGCAGAGATGACCATGTTGAACCCTTTACCAGAGCCACTGAAGGACTGCAGCTTTACCATAGAGGGGATCGGCCTCACGGACGGCAAACCTGTAACAGTGAA